The Streptomyces sp. NBC_01255 genome window below encodes:
- a CDS encoding S66 peptidase family protein translates to MTPKAPHTTAEPLTRAARLRPGSRVAVVAPSGPVPEERLLAGLDILRGWDLDPVVAPHVLDAHPTLGYLAGADRARARDLTDAWCDPSVSAVICARGGYGVQRMVDLVDWPAIKAAGPKAFVGYSDVTALHEAFAVRTGFATLHGPMVAAATFLSDARTQESLRATLFEPEKVLTLGLDTARTLVPGRARGVTLGGCVSLLAADLGTPHGRPSARGGLLLLEDVGEEPYRLDRVLTQLLRSGWLDGVAGVGLGSWEECGPYEDVRAVLVDRLGGLGIPVVEELGFGHSGTALTVPLGVPAVLDAETCALTLEMPALA, encoded by the coding sequence GTGACCCCGAAGGCCCCGCACACCACCGCCGAACCCCTGACCCGGGCCGCGCGCCTCCGGCCCGGGTCACGGGTCGCCGTCGTCGCCCCCAGCGGACCCGTACCCGAGGAGCGCCTCCTGGCCGGGCTGGACATCCTGCGCGGCTGGGACCTGGATCCCGTGGTCGCCCCGCACGTCCTCGACGCCCATCCCACCCTCGGCTACCTCGCGGGCGCGGACCGGGCGAGGGCCCGCGACCTGACGGACGCCTGGTGCGACCCGTCCGTCTCCGCCGTGATCTGCGCGCGCGGCGGCTACGGGGTGCAGCGCATGGTGGACCTCGTCGACTGGCCGGCGATCAAGGCGGCCGGGCCCAAGGCGTTCGTCGGCTACAGCGACGTCACCGCCCTGCACGAGGCGTTCGCCGTCCGGACGGGGTTCGCCACGCTCCACGGACCGATGGTCGCCGCGGCCACGTTCCTGTCGGACGCGCGCACCCAGGAGTCCCTGCGGGCCACGCTGTTCGAGCCGGAGAAGGTGCTGACGCTCGGTCTGGACACGGCGCGGACGCTGGTCCCCGGCCGCGCCCGCGGGGTCACGCTCGGCGGCTGCGTCAGTCTGCTCGCCGCCGACCTCGGAACCCCGCACGGCAGGCCCTCGGCGCGCGGGGGGCTGCTGCTCCTGGAGGACGTGGGGGAGGAGCCGTACCGGCTCGACCGGGTCCTCACTCAACTGCTGCGTTCCGGCTGGCTGGACGGTGTCGCAGGCGTCGGCCTGGGCTCATGGGAGGAGTGCGGCCCGTACGAGGACGTGCGGGCGGTCCTCGTCGACCGGCTGGGCGGCCTGGGCATACCCGTGGTGGAGGAGCTGGGCTTCGGCCACAGCGGCACGGCGCTGACGGTTCCGCTGGGAGTGCCCGCGGTCCTGGACGCGGAGACGTGCGCGCTGAC
- a CDS encoding M55 family metallopeptidase: protein MKILISADMEGATGVTWPADVLPGTPQWERCRAMFTSDVNAAVLGFFDGGADEVLINEAHWSMRNLLLERLDERAEMLTGRHKSLSMVEGVQHGDVDGIAFVGYHTGAGTEGVLAHTYLANSITGVWLNGERASEGLLNAHVVAEYGVPVVLVTGDDLTCEDALGYAPEARKVAVKDHVSRYAAVCRTPARTAADIRAAAKDATALAVRHEPVRGGPFTVELEFDADHLGAAATVVPGVARSGERRVSYTGETMYEAIRTFKAVTTIVSAAVEEQYG, encoded by the coding sequence ATGAAGATCCTCATCAGCGCCGACATGGAGGGCGCGACCGGGGTGACCTGGCCCGCCGACGTGCTGCCCGGTACACCGCAGTGGGAGCGCTGCCGCGCGATGTTCACGTCCGACGTGAACGCGGCCGTGCTCGGCTTCTTCGACGGCGGCGCCGACGAGGTCCTGATCAACGAAGCGCACTGGAGCATGCGGAACCTGCTCCTGGAGCGGCTCGACGAGCGCGCCGAGATGCTCACCGGCCGGCACAAGTCGCTGTCGATGGTCGAGGGCGTGCAGCACGGGGACGTCGACGGGATCGCCTTCGTCGGCTACCACACGGGCGCGGGCACCGAGGGCGTCCTCGCGCACACCTACCTCGCCAACTCGATCACGGGCGTCTGGCTGAACGGCGAGCGCGCGAGCGAGGGCCTGCTCAACGCCCATGTGGTGGCGGAGTACGGCGTCCCGGTCGTGCTCGTCACCGGCGACGACCTGACCTGCGAGGACGCCCTCGGGTACGCGCCGGAGGCCCGCAAGGTGGCCGTCAAGGACCACGTCTCGCGGTACGCGGCGGTGTGCCGCACCCCGGCCAGGACCGCCGCCGACATCAGAGCGGCGGCGAAGGACGCGACCGCCCTCGCCGTCCGGCACGAGCCGGTCCGCGGCGGACCGTTCACGGTGGAGCTGGAGTTCGACGCCGACCACCTCGGCGCGGCCGCCACGGTGGTTCCCGGCGTGGCGCGGAGCGGCGAGCGGCGCGTCTCCTACACGGGGGAGACGATGTACGAGGCAATTCGCACGTTCAAGGCGGTCACGACCATCGTCTCGGCCGCAGTGGAGGAGCAGTATGGCTGA
- a CDS encoding S9 family peptidase has translation MAASTSTTATTAAHGSWPSPVDAALAAAHDGRPEYVGTVGDELWWTAPRPAEGGRRALVRRRADGTEEPVLPAPWNVRSRVVEYGGQPWAASARPRGGPLVVFSHFPDQRLYAYEPEAGPGAGPRPLTPVSGVGGGLRWVDPVIHPDRGEVWCVLEEFTGPAPTDVRRVLAAVPLDGSAAEDRGAVRELSDGRHRFVTGPRLSPDGHRAAWIAWDHPRMPWDGTEVQLADVAPDGTFHGTRTVAGGPAESIAQVAWDAPGRLLFASDRTGWWNLYRTELDAAGEAGEPLALCPRDEEFAGPLWKIGLNWFTPLENGLIAVVHGKGTTALGILDPDSGTLVDAAGPWTEWASTLAAHGTRVVGVAAGPRSAYELVELDTRTGRTRVVGAAHTDAVDPAYYPEPRIRTFTGPGGREIHAQVYPPHHPGFTGPAGELPPYVIWAHGGPTGHAPLALDLEIAYFTSRGIGVAEVNYGGSTGYGREYRERLREQWGVVDVEDCAAVAAALAAEGTADPARLAVRGGSAGGWTTAASLVTTDVYACGTIIYPILDLLGWATDETHDFESQYLHGLIGPLDEVPARYEERSPIEHVDRVTTPFLLLQGLDDVICPPAQAERFVARMAGRGVPHAYLAFEGEGHGFRRADTMIRALEAELALYARTFGLTRTDVPDLELRS, from the coding sequence ATGGCCGCGTCCACGTCCACGACCGCGACCACGGCCGCGCACGGCAGTTGGCCGTCGCCCGTCGACGCCGCGCTCGCCGCCGCCCACGACGGGCGACCCGAGTACGTGGGCACCGTCGGCGACGAGCTGTGGTGGACCGCGCCCCGGCCCGCCGAGGGCGGCAGGCGTGCCCTCGTCCGGCGGCGCGCCGACGGTACCGAGGAGCCGGTGCTCCCGGCGCCGTGGAACGTCCGCAGCCGGGTCGTCGAGTACGGCGGACAGCCCTGGGCCGCGAGCGCGCGGCCGCGCGGCGGACCGCTCGTGGTCTTCAGCCACTTCCCCGACCAGCGCCTGTACGCCTACGAGCCGGAGGCAGGGCCCGGTGCCGGGCCCCGGCCGCTCACACCGGTCTCCGGCGTCGGCGGCGGACTGCGCTGGGTCGACCCGGTGATCCACCCCGACCGCGGCGAGGTGTGGTGCGTCCTGGAGGAGTTCACCGGGCCCGCGCCGACCGACGTCCGCCGGGTCCTCGCCGCCGTGCCGCTGGACGGATCGGCCGCAGAGGACCGCGGTGCCGTGCGCGAACTCTCCGACGGGCGACACCGGTTCGTCACGGGCCCCCGGCTCTCCCCGGACGGGCACCGGGCGGCCTGGATCGCCTGGGACCACCCCCGCATGCCCTGGGACGGCACCGAGGTCCAGCTCGCCGACGTCGCCCCCGACGGCACCTTCCACGGCACCCGGACCGTCGCCGGCGGCCCCGCCGAGTCGATCGCACAGGTCGCCTGGGACGCGCCCGGGCGACTGCTCTTCGCGAGCGACCGCACCGGCTGGTGGAACCTCTACCGGACGGAGCTCGACGCGGCCGGCGAGGCCGGCGAACCCCTCGCGCTCTGCCCCCGCGACGAGGAGTTCGCCGGACCGCTCTGGAAGATCGGGCTGAACTGGTTCACACCCCTCGAGAACGGCCTGATCGCCGTCGTCCACGGCAAGGGAACCACCGCCCTCGGGATACTCGATCCCGACAGCGGAACCCTCGTCGACGCCGCAGGACCCTGGACCGAATGGGCCTCCACCCTCGCCGCGCACGGCACCCGCGTCGTCGGCGTCGCCGCGGGACCGCGCAGCGCCTACGAACTCGTCGAGCTCGACACCCGCACCGGCCGCACCCGCGTCGTCGGCGCCGCGCACACGGACGCCGTCGACCCCGCCTACTACCCCGAGCCGCGGATCCGCACCTTCACCGGCCCCGGCGGACGCGAGATCCACGCGCAGGTGTACCCGCCGCACCACCCCGGGTTCACCGGCCCCGCCGGCGAACTGCCGCCCTACGTGATCTGGGCCCACGGCGGACCCACCGGGCACGCCCCGCTCGCCCTCGACCTGGAGATCGCCTACTTCACCTCGCGCGGGATCGGCGTCGCCGAGGTCAACTACGGCGGCTCGACCGGCTACGGCCGGGAGTACCGGGAACGGCTGCGCGAGCAGTGGGGCGTCGTCGACGTCGAGGACTGCGCGGCCGTCGCCGCGGCCCTCGCCGCCGAGGGCACTGCCGACCCCGCCCGGCTCGCGGTACGCGGAGGCAGCGCGGGCGGCTGGACGACCGCGGCCTCCCTCGTCACCACCGACGTGTACGCCTGCGGCACGATCATCTACCCCATCCTCGACCTGCTGGGCTGGGCCACCGACGAGACCCACGACTTCGAGTCCCAGTACCTCCACGGCCTCATCGGCCCTCTCGACGAGGTCCCCGCCCGCTACGAGGAACGCTCACCGATCGAGCACGTCGACCGGGTCACGACCCCCTTCCTCCTGCTCCAGGGACTCGACGACGTCATCTGCCCGCCCGCGCAGGCCGAGCGCTTCGTCGCCCGGATGGCCGGCCGGGGCGTCCCCCATGCCTACCTCGCCTTCGAGGGCGAGGGGCACGGCTTCCGCAGGGCCGACACGATGATCAGGGCACTGGAGGCCGAACTCGCCCTGTACGCACGGACCTTCGGCCTCACCCGTACCGACGTCCCCGACCTGGAGCTCCGCTCGTGA
- a CDS encoding M20/M25/M40 family metallo-hydrolase: MAEEVRGPDTTALDEVVTFTSELIRIDTTNRGGGDCRERPAAEYVAERLAAAGIAPTLLERTPGRTNVVARIPGTDPSADALLVHGHLDVVPADPAEWTVHPFSGEVRDGLVWGRGAVDMKNMDAMVLAVVRSWARQGVRPRRDIVLAYTADEEASADDGSGFLADRHAALFEGCTEGISESGAFSFHPQPGTTLYPIAAGERGTAWLKLTAHGKAGHGSKVNTANAVTRLASAVARIGAHTWPVRLTTTVRAALTELAALYGIDVDTGAPDLDVDLLLDKLGPAAALVAPTVRNSANPTMLKAGYKVNVIPGQAVAYIDGRTLPGGEEEFATTMDALTGPDVEWEFHHREVSLEAPVDSPTFAKLRAAVERFDPAGHVVPFTMSGGTDAKQFSRLGITGYGFSPLRLPPELDYGALFHGVDERVPVDALHFGVRVLDHYMKSA; encoded by the coding sequence ATGGCTGAGGAGGTCCGGGGCCCGGACACGACGGCGCTCGACGAGGTGGTCACCTTCACCTCCGAGCTCATCCGCATTGACACCACCAACCGGGGCGGCGGCGACTGCCGCGAGCGCCCCGCCGCCGAGTACGTCGCCGAGCGGCTCGCGGCCGCCGGGATCGCACCCACCCTCCTGGAGCGGACCCCCGGCCGCACCAACGTCGTGGCGCGCATCCCCGGCACCGACCCCTCGGCCGACGCGCTCCTCGTCCACGGCCACCTCGACGTCGTCCCCGCCGACCCCGCCGAATGGACCGTGCACCCCTTCTCCGGGGAGGTCCGCGACGGGCTCGTGTGGGGGCGCGGCGCCGTCGACATGAAGAACATGGACGCGATGGTCCTGGCCGTCGTCCGCTCCTGGGCCCGACAGGGCGTCCGCCCGCGCCGCGACATCGTCCTCGCGTACACCGCCGACGAGGAGGCAAGCGCCGACGACGGCTCCGGCTTCCTGGCCGACCGCCACGCCGCGCTCTTCGAGGGCTGCACGGAAGGCATCAGCGAGTCCGGGGCGTTCAGCTTCCACCCGCAGCCCGGCACGACCCTCTACCCGATCGCGGCGGGGGAGCGGGGCACTGCCTGGCTCAAGCTGACCGCCCACGGCAAGGCGGGCCACGGCTCCAAGGTGAACACCGCCAACGCCGTCACCCGCCTCGCCTCCGCCGTCGCCCGGATCGGCGCGCACACCTGGCCGGTGCGCCTCACCACCACCGTCCGCGCCGCCCTCACCGAACTCGCCGCGCTGTACGGCATCGACGTCGACACCGGCGCGCCCGACCTCGACGTCGACCTCCTCCTCGACAAGCTCGGCCCCGCCGCCGCACTCGTCGCACCGACCGTCCGCAACAGCGCCAACCCGACGATGCTGAAGGCCGGTTACAAGGTCAACGTCATCCCGGGCCAGGCCGTCGCGTACATCGACGGACGGACGCTGCCCGGCGGCGAGGAGGAGTTCGCCACGACCATGGACGCGCTCACGGGGCCCGACGTGGAGTGGGAGTTCCACCACCGCGAGGTGTCCCTGGAGGCGCCGGTCGACTCGCCGACCTTCGCGAAGCTCCGGGCCGCCGTCGAGCGCTTCGACCCGGCCGGACACGTCGTGCCGTTCACCATGTCCGGCGGCACCGACGCCAAGCAGTTCTCCCGGCTGGGCATCACCGGCTACGGTTTCTCTCCGCTGCGGCTGCCACCGGAGCTCGACTACGGGGCGCTCTTCCACGGCGTCGACGAGCGCGTCCCCGTCGACGCCCTGCACTTCGGCGTCCGGGTGCTCGACCACTACATGAAGTCCGCCTAG